In a single window of the uncultured Dysgonomonas sp. genome:
- a CDS encoding sugar O-acetyltransferase, with amino-acid sequence MKRDKIPVSKPDSSDPNSILANQKKCAEVLMRKYNNLYPSEKEQRKCIIKELLGSVGNDFMIEQPFTCTYGQNVHIGENFYANVECLFLDEANIEIGNNVLMGPHVGIYTVKKTLGGEAPTPPHPVKIGNDVWIGGNVTILPGVTIGNNALIIAGSIVTRNIPENAIAAGNPAKVIKYIDVTIEID; translated from the coding sequence ATGAAAAGAGACAAAATCCCGGTAAGTAAACCTGACAGCTCAGACCCGAACTCTATTTTAGCTAATCAGAAAAAATGTGCCGAAGTATTGATGCGCAAGTATAATAACTTGTACCCTTCTGAAAAAGAGCAAAGAAAATGTATAATTAAGGAACTATTAGGGAGTGTTGGAAATGATTTCATGATCGAACAGCCATTCACTTGTACCTATGGACAAAATGTACATATAGGAGAGAATTTCTATGCCAATGTAGAATGCCTCTTCCTTGACGAAGCTAATATTGAAATAGGTAATAATGTACTTATGGGACCTCATGTCGGTATTTACACCGTCAAGAAAACCCTTGGGGGAGAAGCGCCTACACCTCCTCATCCGGTAAAAATAGGTAATGACGTCTGGATTGGAGGGAATGTCACTATACTACCGGGAGTAACGATCGGAAATAATGCACTTATAATAGCAGGCAGTATCGTCACAAGAAATATACCGGAAAATGCTATTGCGGCAGGCAATCCAGCTAAAGTGATAAAGTACATAGATGTGACCATTGAAATCGATTGA
- a CDS encoding FAD-dependent protein produces the protein MQKDIDLRITPEQASDIEKVRRIFSSQSGIPLKDINSVRILRRSIDARQRNIFINLRVRGYVDEVQNDPAFVSTYYPNVKDCPQAIVVGAGPAGLFAALRLVELGIRPIVIERGKNVRDRKRDTALMNREHVVNPESNYCFGEGGAGAYSDGKLYTRSKKRGSVEKILNVFCQHGAESSILVDAHPHIGTDRLPGIIEKMRVQIILSGGEVHFETRMDKLIIDNNTVKGVETNNGKTFLGQVILATGHSARDVYYMLYDQKIKIEAKGLAVGFRVEHSSHLVDQIQYHCKEGRGEFLPAAEYSFVVQAGDRGVYSFCMCPGGTIVPSASGPRQVVVNGMSPSNRGSRWSNSGVVVEIHPEDFPEYAKYDELSLLRFVEDLEELAWLHGGKSQVAPAQRLYDFVNGKKSDSLPDTSYAPGVISSPMHEWMPKFVSVRLQEAFRKVGNSYKGYLTNEAILLGVESRTSSPVRILRDRETMQHVEIEGLYPCGEGAGYAGGIVSAAMDGERCAEALAEKMKESNH, from the coding sequence ATGCAAAAAGATATAGACTTACGCATTACGCCAGAACAGGCGTCAGATATTGAAAAAGTAAGACGCATTTTTTCTTCTCAATCCGGTATTCCTCTTAAAGATATAAACTCGGTACGTATTCTCCGGCGTTCGATAGACGCCCGGCAACGGAATATTTTTATAAACCTCAGGGTGAGGGGATATGTGGATGAAGTGCAAAATGATCCGGCTTTTGTAAGTACATATTATCCGAATGTAAAAGATTGTCCACAGGCTATTGTCGTGGGAGCAGGCCCTGCCGGTTTGTTTGCAGCATTGAGGTTGGTCGAATTGGGGATACGTCCTATAGTAATAGAGAGAGGGAAGAATGTCCGGGACAGGAAACGCGATACGGCATTAATGAACCGGGAACATGTTGTAAATCCCGAATCGAACTATTGTTTTGGAGAAGGCGGAGCAGGAGCATACTCTGATGGAAAACTATATACCCGTAGTAAGAAAAGAGGTAGTGTAGAAAAAATTTTAAATGTTTTTTGCCAGCATGGTGCAGAGTCATCTATACTTGTTGATGCGCATCCGCATATAGGAACAGATAGATTACCGGGTATTATAGAAAAAATGCGTGTGCAGATTATATTGTCTGGAGGCGAAGTGCATTTCGAAACCCGAATGGATAAACTCATAATTGATAATAATACGGTAAAAGGAGTAGAAACGAATAATGGAAAAACATTTTTAGGGCAGGTTATTCTTGCTACCGGTCACTCGGCTCGCGATGTGTATTATATGTTGTATGACCAGAAAATAAAAATAGAGGCCAAAGGATTAGCTGTTGGATTCCGTGTTGAACATTCGTCGCATCTGGTAGATCAGATTCAATACCATTGTAAGGAAGGCCGAGGTGAGTTTTTACCTGCTGCAGAGTATAGCTTTGTTGTTCAGGCCGGAGATCGTGGTGTATATTCTTTCTGTATGTGCCCCGGGGGAACTATAGTTCCATCGGCCAGTGGGCCCCGGCAAGTGGTTGTTAATGGTATGTCGCCATCTAACCGCGGATCACGCTGGTCTAACTCCGGAGTTGTAGTTGAGATTCATCCGGAAGATTTTCCGGAATATGCAAAATATGATGAATTGTCATTATTAAGATTCGTCGAAGATTTGGAAGAGCTGGCATGGCTGCACGGCGGAAAGAGCCAGGTAGCTCCTGCGCAGAGGTTATATGATTTCGTGAATGGCAAAAAAAGTGATTCTCTGCCGGATACATCTTATGCTCCCGGTGTAATATCATCACCTATGCACGAATGGATGCCCAAATTTGTCTCTGTGCGTTTGCAAGAAGCATTTAGGAAAGTGGGGAATAGCTACAAAGGTTATCTGACAAATGAAGCCATCCTTTTAGGTGTAGAGAGCCGTACTTCTTCACCTGTCCGTATTCTACGTGATAGAGAGACAATGCAGCATGTGGAAATAGAAGGTCTTTATCCTTGTGGAGAAGGGGCTGGTTATGCAGGGGGTATTGTTTCGGCAGCTATGGATGGGGAACGATGCGCAGAAGCGTTAGCAGAGAAAATGAAAGAAAGTAATCATTAA
- a CDS encoding MFS transporter produces the protein MSSTEKKNYLLPIIMMIFLFAMISFVTNLAAPMGVVLKNQFGVSNAMGMLGNFANFIAYAFMGIPAGILLSKIGYKKTALIAVAVGFVGVGIQYLSGGAGSFVVYLLGAFVAGFSMCMLNTVVNPMLNTLGGGGKKGNQLIQIGGTFNSLSATLVPILVGALVGEVAKANITDVYPVMYVAMAIFALAFIVLSMVQIPEPHMAKEENKGVKDQYSALSFRHFKLGAIAIFVYVGIEVGIPGTLNLFLADATQGGGLDGTTAGFVTGTYWFLMLVGRFLGGIIGGKVSSKVMLTIASAVGLVLVLSAIILPTTQNISMPVFMTDPATGALSFGMTQVPINAMFLVLCGLCTSVMWGGIFNLAVEGLGKYVAKASGIFMMLVCGGGFLPLLQNAIADGAGYMTSYWVVFAGLAYMLYYSAIGSKNVNKDIPVE, from the coding sequence ATGAGTAGTACTGAGAAAAAGAATTATTTGTTACCTATTATTATGATGATCTTCCTGTTTGCGATGATCTCATTTGTAACGAATCTTGCAGCACCGATGGGGGTTGTATTGAAAAATCAATTCGGAGTTTCTAATGCCATGGGTATGTTGGGTAACTTCGCAAACTTTATAGCATACGCTTTTATGGGTATTCCTGCCGGTATTTTGTTGTCAAAAATCGGATATAAGAAAACTGCCCTGATTGCTGTTGCTGTTGGCTTTGTAGGAGTAGGAATCCAATATCTTTCGGGTGGTGCCGGAAGTTTCGTTGTATATCTGTTAGGTGCATTCGTTGCCGGTTTTTCAATGTGTATGTTGAATACTGTGGTAAACCCGATGTTGAACACATTAGGTGGCGGCGGTAAAAAAGGTAACCAGTTGATCCAGATAGGTGGAACATTCAATTCGTTAAGTGCTACACTGGTACCTATATTGGTAGGTGCTTTAGTGGGTGAAGTAGCAAAAGCTAATATCACAGATGTGTATCCTGTAATGTATGTGGCAATGGCTATTTTTGCTCTTGCATTCATCGTATTGTCTATGGTTCAGATCCCTGAGCCTCACATGGCAAAAGAAGAAAATAAAGGAGTTAAGGATCAATATAGTGCATTATCGTTTCGTCACTTCAAATTGGGAGCTATAGCGATTTTTGTTTACGTAGGTATCGAAGTTGGTATTCCGGGAACATTGAATTTATTCCTGGCTGATGCTACTCAGGGTGGAGGCCTTGATGGAACTACAGCGGGATTTGTTACTGGTACTTACTGGTTCCTGATGTTGGTAGGCCGTTTCTTAGGTGGTATCATTGGAGGAAAGGTTTCCAGTAAAGTGATGCTTACTATTGCTTCGGCAGTAGGCTTGGTATTGGTATTATCGGCTATCATCCTTCCTACAACTCAAAATATTTCCATGCCTGTATTTATGACAGACCCTGCCACAGGAGCTCTTTCATTTGGTATGACTCAGGTGCCTATCAATGCTATGTTCTTAGTGTTGTGCGGACTTTGTACATCTGTAATGTGGGGTGGTATCTTCAACCTTGCAGTAGAAGGATTAGGCAAATATGTTGCCAAGGCATCAGGTATCTTTATGATGTTGGTTTGTGGTGGAGGTTTCTTACCACTTCTTCAAAATGCAATTGCTGACGGTGCAGGATACATGACCAGTTACTGGGTTGTATTTGCCGGATTGGCTTATATGTTGTATTATTCAGCTATCGGTAGCAAGAATGTAAATAAAGATATTCCTGTAGAATAA
- a CDS encoding L-serine ammonia-lyase — protein sequence MESIRNLYKIGHGPSSSHTMAPQKAAQKFKDENQYTDSFRVTLYGSLAATGKGHMTDTAIINTLLPFSTEIIWKPETILPYHTNGMKFEAIVKSQTVKEWTVYSIGGGDLSDGTSETQKEILYDKSTMKTILEWCQQTGKTFWEYVEDTEGKDIYDYLLTVWKTMEAAIHRGMDAEGLLPGGLGLQRKSSMYSIKAKGYQGSMRSRALIYSYALAVSEENASGNIIVTAPTCGSCGVLPSVLYHLKMNHDFSDQKIIRALATAGLIGNIVKTNASVSGAEVGCQGEVGVACAMAAGAACQLFGGSPQQVEYAAEMGLEHHLGLTCDPICGLVQVPCIERNAFAAARALDSCSFAMLSDGKHLISFDKVVRTMQQTGHDLPSLYKETSTGGLAVNLE from the coding sequence ATGGAATCTATTCGCAATTTGTACAAGATCGGTCATGGCCCCTCGAGTAGCCATACAATGGCTCCTCAAAAAGCAGCTCAGAAATTTAAAGACGAAAACCAATACACCGACTCATTCAGGGTCACATTATATGGTAGCCTTGCTGCAACAGGTAAAGGACATATGACAGACACTGCGATAATAAATACACTACTGCCTTTTTCCACCGAAATAATATGGAAGCCAGAAACAATTCTTCCTTACCATACAAACGGGATGAAATTCGAAGCCATCGTTAAAAGTCAGACTGTAAAAGAATGGACAGTATACAGTATAGGTGGTGGAGATTTATCAGATGGTACATCCGAAACCCAAAAAGAAATTTTGTACGACAAGAGCACCATGAAAACAATATTGGAATGGTGTCAGCAAACAGGCAAAACATTCTGGGAATATGTGGAAGATACCGAAGGTAAAGACATTTACGATTACTTGCTGACTGTATGGAAAACGATGGAAGCTGCTATCCATAGAGGAATGGATGCAGAAGGCCTCCTTCCGGGTGGTTTAGGGTTGCAACGTAAATCGTCCATGTACAGCATCAAAGCGAAAGGCTATCAGGGCTCGATGAGAAGCCGCGCCTTAATATACTCCTATGCGCTCGCCGTATCGGAAGAAAATGCCAGTGGTAATATCATTGTAACAGCTCCTACTTGCGGCTCCTGCGGTGTACTACCTTCTGTTTTATACCATCTGAAAATGAATCATGACTTTAGTGATCAAAAGATAATCAGGGCACTGGCCACAGCCGGATTGATAGGCAATATAGTGAAAACAAACGCCTCTGTATCAGGAGCCGAAGTCGGCTGTCAGGGAGAGGTGGGTGTCGCTTGTGCGATGGCAGCAGGAGCAGCCTGTCAACTATTCGGAGGCTCTCCGCAACAAGTCGAGTATGCTGCTGAGATGGGACTGGAACATCACCTGGGACTTACCTGTGACCCTATATGCGGACTAGTTCAGGTACCTTGTATCGAACGTAATGCCTTTGCTGCTGCACGGGCTTTGGACTCTTGTTCATTTGCCATGCTATCGGACGGAAAGCATCTTATCAGTTTCGATAA